In Longimicrobium sp., a genomic segment contains:
- a CDS encoding DUF72 domain-containing protein: MIRYGPAGFQYKDWEGVVYPAPKPKGFDPLRYLAGYFDTVEINSSFYGPPKATTVQSWVRRVEEFPDFRFTLKLHQRFTHQRTAAWTAAEVDEVRGGFDPMMESGRLGAVLLQFPWSFRRTDENREWLNDVTATFAGYPLVLEVRHATWNTPEFFRSLMERGIGFVNIDQPLFHDSIKPTAHVTSPVGYVRVHGRNYKDWFREKAGRDERYDYLYTADELQPWAARTAEIAGEAPTEDVFVVTNNHFRGKAVANALMLQSMVEQKKVPAPPSLVEEYGKVMGPYTEPADPPDPKF; this comes from the coding sequence ATGATACGGTACGGGCCGGCGGGGTTTCAGTACAAGGACTGGGAGGGCGTCGTCTATCCCGCGCCCAAGCCCAAGGGGTTCGATCCGCTTCGCTACCTGGCCGGCTACTTCGACACGGTAGAGATCAACTCGTCGTTCTACGGCCCGCCCAAGGCCACGACCGTGCAGAGCTGGGTGCGCCGCGTGGAGGAATTCCCGGACTTCCGCTTCACCCTCAAGCTTCACCAGCGCTTCACCCACCAGCGCACCGCGGCGTGGACGGCCGCGGAGGTCGACGAGGTGCGCGGGGGGTTCGATCCCATGATGGAAAGCGGGCGCCTGGGCGCGGTGCTCCTGCAGTTTCCCTGGTCGTTCCGGCGCACGGACGAGAACCGCGAGTGGCTGAACGACGTGACTGCCACCTTCGCCGGCTACCCGCTCGTCCTCGAGGTGCGCCACGCCACCTGGAACACGCCCGAGTTCTTCCGCAGCCTGATGGAGCGGGGGATCGGGTTCGTGAACATCGACCAGCCGCTCTTTCACGACAGCATCAAGCCCACCGCGCACGTAACGTCGCCGGTGGGCTACGTGCGGGTGCACGGCCGCAACTACAAGGACTGGTTCCGGGAAAAGGCGGGGCGTGACGAGCGCTACGACTACCTGTACACGGCCGATGAGCTGCAGCCCTGGGCCGCGCGCACCGCCGAAATCGCGGGGGAGGCGCCTACGGAAGACGTGTTCGTGGTGACCAACAACCACTTCCGCGGCAAGGCCGTCGCCAACGCGCTGATGCTGCAGTCGATGGTGGAGCAGAAGAAGGTGCCCGCTCCGCCCTCGCTCGTGGAGGAATACGGAAAGGTGATGGGTCCCTACACCGAACCCGCGGACCCGCCCGATCCAAAGTTCTGA
- a CDS encoding diguanylate cyclase: MTISAGVTEDGPTRVLVVDDVPDNVEILHARLASRGYEVVTATNGPEALEAVKVQAPHLILLDVMMPGMDGHEVTRRIKDDESLPFIPIILVTALTETEDVVQGLESGADDHISKPYNFNELEARMRAMLRVKRLQDELDLKNRELEHANIRLKKLSVTDGLTELFNHRHVHEQLHDEWERSRRTGEPVGVAMIDLDKFKRINDTYGHPTGDVVLYETARIIKETAREIDMVGRYGGEEFIAILPNTDEEEAAAFAERVRAAVEEHLYRDGAVEIRMTTSCGVASSQASQADTPEELLKAADEALYEAKRSGRNRAVRATQVETPQPQA, translated from the coding sequence TTGACCATCTCGGCCGGGGTGACGGAAGACGGCCCCACCCGCGTGCTGGTGGTGGACGACGTTCCCGACAACGTCGAGATCCTTCACGCCCGGCTCGCGTCGCGCGGCTACGAGGTCGTCACCGCCACCAACGGTCCCGAGGCGCTGGAGGCCGTCAAGGTACAGGCCCCGCACCTGATCCTGCTGGACGTGATGATGCCGGGGATGGACGGCCACGAGGTCACCCGGCGCATCAAGGACGACGAGTCGCTCCCGTTCATCCCCATCATTCTGGTGACCGCGCTGACGGAAACCGAGGACGTGGTGCAGGGGCTGGAGTCGGGCGCCGACGACCACATCAGCAAGCCGTACAACTTCAACGAGCTCGAGGCGCGCATGCGCGCCATGCTGCGCGTCAAGCGCCTGCAGGACGAGCTGGACCTTAAGAACCGCGAGCTGGAGCACGCCAACATCCGGCTGAAGAAGCTGTCGGTGACCGACGGCCTGACGGAATTGTTCAACCACCGCCACGTGCATGAGCAGCTGCACGACGAGTGGGAGCGCAGCCGCCGCACGGGCGAGCCGGTGGGCGTGGCAATGATCGACCTGGACAAGTTCAAGCGCATCAACGACACCTACGGCCACCCGACGGGCGACGTGGTGCTGTACGAAACGGCGCGCATCATCAAGGAAACGGCGCGCGAGATCGACATGGTGGGGCGGTACGGCGGCGAGGAGTTCATCGCCATCCTTCCCAACACCGACGAGGAAGAGGCCGCCGCGTTCGCGGAGCGCGTGCGTGCCGCCGTCGAAGAGCACCTGTACCGTGACGGCGCGGTGGAAATCCGCATGACCACCTCGTGCGGCGTGGCGTCGTCCCAAGCGTCGCAGGCCGACACCCCCGAGGAGCTGCTGAAGGCCGCCGACGAGGCGCTGTACGAGGCCAAGCGCAGCGGACGCAACCGCGCCGTGCGCGCCACCCAGGTCGAAACGCCGCAGCCGCAGGCATGA
- a CDS encoding SPFH domain-containing protein yields the protein MALFDFIKTELIDIVEWLDQTGDTMVYRFQRHDNEIKNGAQLIVRPGQAAVFVDQGEIADVFPPGRYELTTENLPVLSTLRGWKYGFNSPFKAEVYFVATKVFTDLKWGTKNPIMLRDPEFGPVRLRAFGTYAVRVSEPAKFIAQIVGTNGVFTTDGISDQVRNFMVSRFTEALGEGKIPALDLAANFSELGQAVKTVIGPEVGEYGLEVTTFLVENISLPEEVEKALDKRTSMGVIGNLGAYSQFQAANAMEQAAKNPGGGAGEGMGLGLGFGMAQQMANAFNQNPAAGAAPAGGPPPLPGGAQFYVALGGAQAGPFGMDALRGHVSGGQLTPDTLVWQQGMAAWTPASQVEALRPLFGATPPPLPTA from the coding sequence ATGGCCCTCTTCGACTTCATCAAGACCGAGCTGATCGACATCGTCGAGTGGCTGGACCAGACCGGCGACACGATGGTGTACCGGTTTCAGCGGCACGACAACGAGATCAAGAACGGCGCGCAACTGATCGTGCGCCCCGGGCAGGCAGCCGTGTTCGTGGACCAGGGCGAGATCGCCGACGTCTTCCCCCCCGGGCGCTACGAACTGACGACGGAAAACCTGCCGGTGCTTTCCACCCTGCGCGGATGGAAGTACGGCTTCAACTCGCCGTTCAAGGCCGAGGTGTACTTCGTCGCCACCAAGGTGTTCACCGACCTCAAGTGGGGCACCAAGAACCCCATCATGCTGCGCGACCCCGAGTTCGGGCCCGTGCGGCTGCGGGCGTTCGGCACGTACGCGGTGCGGGTGAGCGAGCCGGCCAAGTTCATCGCGCAGATCGTGGGCACCAACGGCGTGTTCACCACGGACGGAATTTCCGACCAGGTGCGCAACTTCATGGTGTCGCGCTTTACCGAGGCGCTGGGCGAGGGCAAGATCCCCGCGCTGGACCTGGCAGCCAATTTCTCGGAGCTGGGCCAGGCGGTAAAGACGGTCATCGGGCCGGAGGTGGGCGAGTACGGCCTTGAGGTGACCACCTTCCTCGTGGAGAACATCTCCCTGCCCGAAGAGGTGGAAAAGGCGCTCGACAAGCGCACCAGCATGGGTGTCATCGGCAACCTGGGCGCGTACTCGCAGTTCCAGGCGGCCAATGCCATGGAGCAGGCGGCCAAGAACCCCGGCGGCGGCGCCGGCGAGGGGATGGGGCTGGGGCTGGGCTTCGGGATGGCGCAGCAGATGGCCAACGCGTTCAATCAGAACCCGGCCGCCGGCGCGGCGCCCGCGGGCGGGCCTCCGCCGCTGCCGGGCGGGGCGCAGTTCTACGTGGCGCTGGGCGGCGCGCAGGCCGGGCCGTTCGGGATGGATGCGCTGCGCGGCCACGTGTCGGGAGGACAGCTGACGCCGGACACGCTGGTGTGGCAGCAGGGGATGGCGGCCTGGACGCCGGCCAGCCAGGTAGAGGCGCTCCGCCCGCTCTTCGGCGCCACGCCGCCGCCGCTGCCGACGGCCTAG
- a CDS encoding response regulator: MADSSKTVLLVEDNEDNRTVYRTILEHFGYQVIEARNGEDGVRMAREDHPDLILMDISIPIIDGWEATRILKGDAATSSIPIIALTAHALATDRAKATEVGCDGYLAKPCEPRRVVAEVEKFIGSGREANA, encoded by the coding sequence ATGGCGGATTCCAGCAAGACGGTCCTGCTCGTGGAGGACAACGAGGACAATCGGACCGTCTACCGGACGATCCTCGAGCACTTCGGGTACCAGGTCATCGAGGCCCGCAACGGCGAAGACGGGGTGCGGATGGCGCGCGAAGACCATCCGGACCTGATCCTGATGGACATCTCCATTCCCATCATCGACGGCTGGGAAGCCACGCGCATCCTCAAGGGCGACGCGGCCACCAGCTCCATTCCCATCATCGCCCTCACCGCGCACGCCCTGGCCACGGACCGCGCCAAGGCCACCGAGGTGGGCTGCGACGGGTACCTGGCCAAGCCCTGCGAGCCGCGCCGCGTGGTGGCCGAGGTGGAGAAGTTCATCGGGTCCGGCCGGGAGGCGAACGCTTGA